The following proteins come from a genomic window of Victivallis lenta:
- a CDS encoding AIDA repeat-containing protein — MIIPYQYNKMAAGATVNDPNQAVFGTRGVFTFLRNGSCNQSGMVMEGRYLVSSAISRMEVSSAGTAIRTTVNYGASVNVKHGGVVSSTTVNSNGVLAVSSGGTALETILNSQGYCSVSPGGWGSGMNIHSRGYVYVCSNASVCNAHVSYGGGLYGQGTSATFESIVVSSGADFNAGQSVGVEVQHTTITQNASFWCYSGVNLSHTTVMPGAFLGVSSGGQCYDVTVASGARIYHHVWGHDSETLVTGSNMFGSFYTSNGTACNYVLVSGQDQQLYYYASAISTIMSSGGSQYVSFGAVAQYNTIMSSGRQFIYSYGSALDTVISSGGSQFADFFGTAIRTTVKSSAWLYVTNFGRALSTLVERGGSCYCTNRGNMTSTLVSGWLMFTNGCAGTNISVASNAWCYMRYGCSGRNAVVSGGGGFNLSSGCEFENVTVSTGGRLEVYSMCQVSNVKAELCSMFIVAYCDLISGIVGSSARAWISNYCSAENLTVTENALVSVNQSCALTNVSVGSSGSLFVGQNCSVLGLNVTEGGTAWIWSSCEAANVTLGNGALLAGSTFINLENVQLAEGAVMILHSSQCHVTSVSVAGGASFYLSRNNYATSVSVESNGLFFVASGASALAVTSAAGAVISTENGAYIQYANNEGE, encoded by the coding sequence ATGATTATTCCTTATCAGTATAATAAAATGGCAGCCGGAGCTACAGTCAATGATCCGAATCAAGCTGTGTTTGGCACCAGAGGTGTCTTCACCTTCCTCCGAAACGGCTCCTGCAATCAAAGCGGAATGGTCATGGAGGGCCGTTATCTTGTTTCCAGCGCAATCAGCCGAATGGAGGTCTCATCAGCTGGAACGGCAATCCGGACGACTGTGAATTATGGTGCGTCTGTAAATGTAAAGCACGGCGGAGTCGTTTCCAGCACCACGGTAAACAGCAACGGCGTTTTGGCTGTATCCTCTGGTGGAACAGCGCTTGAAACCATTCTGAACTCGCAGGGATACTGTTCCGTGAGTCCGGGTGGCTGGGGAAGCGGAATGAATATTCATTCACGGGGATATGTCTATGTCTGTTCCAACGCGAGCGTCTGCAATGCACACGTTTCCTATGGCGGCGGACTTTACGGGCAAGGAACAAGCGCGACTTTTGAAAGCATCGTAGTTTCCAGCGGAGCAGACTTCAATGCAGGACAGTCCGTCGGAGTTGAGGTGCAGCACACCACTATTACGCAAAACGCCAGCTTCTGGTGTTACAGTGGTGTGAATCTGTCGCATACCACCGTCATGCCGGGGGCGTTTCTCGGGGTATCCTCCGGTGGGCAATGCTATGATGTGACCGTTGCTTCAGGGGCGCGAATTTACCACCATGTATGGGGGCACGATTCCGAAACGCTTGTCACAGGATCAAACATGTTTGGTTCGTTTTACACATCAAACGGAACCGCATGCAACTATGTTCTGGTTTCAGGTCAGGATCAGCAGCTCTATTATTATGCCTCTGCGATCAGCACCATTATGAGCTCCGGCGGAAGCCAGTATGTTTCGTTTGGAGCCGTTGCACAATACAACACGATCATGAGTTCCGGTCGCCAGTTTATTTATTCCTACGGCAGTGCATTGGATACCGTCATCTCGTCTGGCGGAAGCCAGTTTGCAGATTTTTTTGGAACCGCTATCCGCACCACAGTCAAAAGCAGTGCATGGTTATACGTTACCAATTTCGGCCGTGCTCTCAGCACACTGGTGGAACGCGGAGGGTCTTGCTATTGCACCAATCGCGGGAATATGACCTCCACGCTGGTTTCCGGATGGCTGATGTTTACCAATGGATGTGCCGGAACGAACATCTCTGTGGCATCCAACGCATGGTGCTATATGCGATACGGGTGTTCAGGAAGAAATGCTGTTGTGTCTGGCGGTGGCGGTTTCAATCTCTCTTCCGGGTGCGAATTTGAAAATGTGACTGTTTCCACTGGAGGACGTCTGGAGGTTTACTCCATGTGTCAGGTTTCCAATGTGAAAGCAGAGCTTTGCAGCATGTTCATCGTCGCATATTGCGATCTGATTTCCGGAATTGTCGGCTCCAGCGCAAGAGCATGGATTTCAAACTATTGCAGCGCAGAAAATCTCACTGTTACGGAAAACGCTCTGGTAAGTGTTAATCAGAGCTGTGCGCTCACAAATGTTTCCGTCGGAAGTTCTGGCAGCCTCTTTGTCGGACAGAACTGTTCGGTGTTAGGCTTGAATGTTACGGAAGGAGGAACTGCGTGGATATGGAGTTCATGTGAAGCTGCAAACGTAACACTTGGAAACGGCGCTCTGCTTGCAGGGTCGACTTTCATCAATCTGGAAAATGTCCAGCTTGCTGAAGGGGCTGTCATGATTCTGCATTCAAGTCAATGTCATGTCACATCCGTATCCGTCGCAGGCGGCGCGAGCTTTTATCTTTCGCGCAACAATTATGCGACCAGTGTTTCAGTTGAGTCGAATGGTCTCTTTTTTGTTGCGAGCGGAGCCAGCGCACTGGCTGTAACGAGTGCCGCCGGGGCCGTTATCAGCACCGAAAACGGTGCATACATCCAATATGCAAACAACGAAGGTGAATAA
- a CDS encoding phage tail tape measure protein, which translates to MSLSSNIRAGRAYVEVTAETSKLQRNLTSAQAQLQNFGRTCTNVGKDLLMLSGAMAAPLVMAARSFAGFDDSMRLVQAVTQATDADFKALTKTAQRLGRDTSYTAQQAADAMVSLGRMGFSPTEIQASIDAVLNLARSTGTELAEAGDIAANSMRIFGIEASQMSDVADVLTVTANSSAQTLIDLFEALKMGGPQAAAAGESIRETSAAIAVLANMGIKGSLAGTALRKSFSQFAKVKVQDQLRSVGVETVDANGNLRKMAEIMRDIAKAMSTMPTAEKLAFAEDIFDIRGSLAGLTLTANTDELDAMLAKLQDVEGVAADTAKKMDAGLGGAFRLLLSAVEGAMNAIADAMNSTLQPLVVKVTAVINAFTQWIEANQGLVTAFAVTVVGAAGLAVVLIAIGVAAKGAAAGIAVVQTAIKGFTFLQGVAIAQGTALKTSFTLLTQSFADYRNTAIPALVGTEKFCAALGLASTSANRARASIILMSNAEAAAAAKSALAAKWQAVTKTLASFRNTALAAAVATKAQAAAEVLAAAQSTLAAKWTAMTSALKNFSLAAVAATAATKAQAAAEAAAAVKTALVSGWTAMANALKGLTLSSIAAAAALKAQAVAEGAMAAGRALATAWTAMASALKSYTAASIAATVAVKAQTVAEALCTAGTVALNQVRKAGIAVTALFTAANLKAVVSVSAVAAGNFLLAAAAKVAAAAMLALGAVMSFIAAHPVAVALIALGAVLAGVCIYLSRAGSYTAQLSDKMSTLREKGDQLRKTDEIRMERLQQLAAKQKLTNAEMAEARMLASKLQKKYGDLGITISDNAMRITALSSAAAKLGELKFKVSNADDLEKMARLEELSVKVSLELDEQNEAAALIEDLSAKYGALGLEVDRARGRIRALSEEAERLEGIRLSTKIDAGDLPKFDQLKALSMELDLTIPQQNDAERLIGELSKKYGDLGLVVNRTTGQIERLNTVAGAISDLSFKVRGSEDIEKLNRLKALSIQAKLDVQGQEEAERLISELEAKYGSLGMTVDKVSGKIAAMNAESARIGAMELSVKDSGDLDKLRELKALSLEVTLDVDQQNDAERLIGELSKKYGDLGVAVDRTAGKIVKLNSVAASLREISIKVSGTEDADKVSRLQTLSQMPKLDASGIAEANTLLEQLRAKYGDLGLSVDTARGRIVALTEAQRQFTAAAQIIQTGNDPQKETHLAQLERLKQLAEQEKLTAAEQQEAQTIVNALNGAYNDLGLGIDTITGKLNLAASAQDKFNEAMKAATLGELDAEIAELEANLKELQAEDEALLSYWNHNLWSQISGRQEEAQKKIEANGERASAYRQKIWALQKRRQAVQEGKPGATTGEEGKTATTEEKVEAEKQRRQAASDNADAAAKRVAEIDKQLARERKTELENEIDDIIALRDEYKQLIQTMLDYEKSKPEKEQDKAKIAELEGKLAGADQTAEDRIAKAREKAAQKMKDDVASYQERFQESEQSIQDRRAEAAQDRKIDETLKNDPAAGQQMLEGLIAQYQKEAAAAKAQFEKELQDTQADGKIDDNERKKLDDAHSAYTRAESMVDKYSDRLRSAQEGTAGAAERTQVSGSFLASALQAMLGGGGTEAERTANATEQMVRQSKETNKLLKRMDNASGTTTLAYK; encoded by the coding sequence ATGTCCCTATCGAGCAATATCCGAGCAGGCCGGGCATATGTCGAGGTAACCGCCGAGACCAGCAAACTTCAGCGGAATCTGACGAGCGCCCAGGCTCAGCTGCAAAACTTTGGAAGAACCTGTACGAATGTCGGGAAAGATCTCCTGATGCTCTCGGGCGCAATGGCCGCACCGCTGGTGATGGCGGCCCGGTCATTCGCCGGTTTCGATGACAGCATGCGTCTTGTGCAGGCGGTTACCCAGGCGACCGACGCCGATTTCAAAGCATTGACCAAGACCGCGCAGCGTCTCGGACGTGACACCTCCTATACCGCGCAGCAGGCCGCGGATGCAATGGTGTCGCTGGGACGAATGGGTTTCTCCCCGACGGAAATCCAGGCATCCATCGATGCGGTGCTGAATCTTGCCCGGTCAACGGGAACGGAACTTGCGGAAGCTGGCGACATCGCCGCGAACAGCATGCGGATCTTCGGCATTGAAGCGTCACAGATGAGTGACGTTGCCGATGTTCTCACGGTCACTGCGAACAGTTCGGCACAGACACTGATTGACCTCTTTGAGGCGTTGAAAATGGGCGGACCGCAGGCGGCCGCCGCCGGGGAGTCGATTCGGGAAACCAGTGCGGCGATCGCGGTTCTTGCGAACATGGGCATCAAAGGATCTCTCGCCGGAACGGCTCTGCGCAAGAGTTTCTCGCAGTTTGCCAAAGTGAAAGTTCAGGATCAGCTCCGTTCCGTGGGTGTGGAAACAGTCGACGCAAACGGAAATCTCCGCAAAATGGCGGAGATCATGCGGGACATCGCCAAGGCAATGAGCACCATGCCCACCGCAGAAAAGCTGGCATTTGCGGAAGATATCTTTGATATTCGCGGATCACTTGCCGGACTGACGCTGACGGCGAATACCGATGAACTGGATGCGATGCTGGCCAAGCTCCAGGATGTGGAAGGAGTTGCGGCAGACACCGCCAAAAAGATGGATGCCGGGCTTGGCGGCGCATTCCGCCTTCTGCTTTCCGCAGTGGAAGGTGCGATGAATGCGATTGCCGATGCGATGAATTCGACACTCCAGCCGCTGGTGGTCAAGGTGACGGCGGTCATCAACGCCTTCACCCAATGGATTGAGGCGAATCAGGGGCTGGTGACAGCCTTTGCCGTGACGGTGGTGGGCGCGGCCGGCCTTGCCGTGGTCCTGATTGCCATCGGAGTCGCCGCCAAAGGGGCGGCTGCCGGAATCGCCGTAGTTCAGACGGCGATCAAGGGTTTCACTTTCCTTCAGGGGGTGGCCATTGCGCAGGGGACAGCACTCAAGACCTCCTTTACGCTGTTGACGCAGTCGTTCGCGGACTACCGCAACACGGCGATTCCGGCACTGGTCGGTACGGAAAAGTTCTGTGCGGCTTTGGGGCTTGCCTCGACATCTGCGAACCGTGCGCGGGCAAGCATCATTCTGATGAGCAATGCCGAAGCCGCCGCGGCAGCGAAGTCAGCACTGGCAGCCAAATGGCAGGCCGTAACGAAAACCCTTGCCTCATTCCGGAACACGGCGCTGGCGGCAGCCGTTGCGACCAAAGCACAGGCGGCGGCCGAAGTTCTGGCTGCCGCGCAGTCGACGCTGGCGGCAAAGTGGACCGCAATGACAAGTGCGCTGAAAAACTTCAGTCTCGCCGCCGTCGCGGCAACCGCTGCAACGAAAGCACAGGCGGCGGCAGAAGCGGCGGCAGCGGTGAAAACGGCGTTGGTCTCGGGCTGGACGGCCATGGCGAACGCCCTGAAGGGATTGACACTCTCTTCCATCGCGGCAGCAGCGGCACTCAAGGCACAGGCTGTCGCAGAAGGAGCCATGGCGGCGGGACGCGCACTGGCAACAGCATGGACGGCCATGGCAAGTGCTCTGAAGTCCTATACGGCCGCATCGATTGCGGCAACTGTCGCAGTGAAAGCACAAACAGTTGCGGAAGCGCTCTGCACAGCGGGAACTGTGGCATTGAATCAGGTCCGCAAAGCCGGAATTGCCGTGACCGCGCTTTTCACGGCGGCGAATCTGAAAGCTGTGGTTTCGGTTTCCGCAGTTGCTGCGGGAAACTTCCTGCTGGCGGCGGCAGCCAAGGTCGCGGCTGCGGCAATGCTGGCTCTGGGAGCGGTCATGAGCTTTATTGCCGCTCACCCGGTGGCGGTTGCGCTGATTGCGCTGGGGGCGGTTCTGGCTGGTGTGTGCATCTATCTCTCACGCGCCGGATCCTATACCGCGCAGCTTTCGGACAAGATGAGCACGCTTCGGGAAAAGGGAGACCAGCTCCGCAAAACGGATGAAATCCGCATGGAACGGCTCCAGCAGCTGGCGGCAAAGCAGAAACTGACGAATGCCGAGATGGCGGAAGCCCGTATGCTGGCATCCAAGCTGCAGAAAAAATACGGCGACCTCGGGATCACGATCAGCGACAACGCCATGCGAATTACGGCTCTTTCCAGTGCTGCGGCAAAACTTGGCGAGCTGAAGTTCAAAGTGAGCAACGCCGATGATCTGGAAAAGATGGCGCGCCTGGAGGAACTCTCCGTCAAAGTCAGCCTTGAATTGGACGAACAGAATGAAGCGGCTGCTCTGATCGAAGACCTCTCCGCCAAATACGGCGCACTTGGACTGGAAGTGGATCGTGCACGGGGAAGGATTCGTGCATTATCGGAAGAAGCCGAGCGTCTGGAGGGAATCAGACTCTCAACGAAAATTGACGCAGGCGACCTGCCGAAGTTCGATCAGCTGAAAGCTCTTTCCATGGAGCTGGATCTGACGATTCCGCAACAGAATGATGCGGAACGCCTGATCGGAGAACTGTCAAAAAAATACGGCGATCTCGGATTGGTTGTAAACCGGACAACGGGACAGATTGAACGTCTGAACACCGTAGCCGGAGCGATCAGTGACCTCTCATTCAAAGTTCGCGGAAGTGAGGATATCGAAAAGCTCAATCGTCTGAAAGCCCTCTCCATTCAGGCAAAATTGGATGTGCAGGGGCAGGAAGAGGCGGAGCGACTGATTTCCGAGCTGGAAGCGAAATACGGCTCATTGGGAATGACTGTGGACAAGGTCTCTGGAAAGATTGCAGCCATGAATGCGGAGAGTGCCCGCATCGGAGCCATGGAGCTTTCTGTCAAGGACAGCGGCGACCTTGACAAGTTGCGGGAATTGAAAGCGTTGTCACTGGAAGTCACACTGGATGTGGATCAGCAGAATGACGCGGAACGACTGATCGGTGAACTGTCGAAGAAATACGGCGATCTCGGAGTTGCGGTCGACCGGACTGCGGGAAAGATCGTCAAGCTCAACAGCGTCGCTGCAAGTCTCCGGGAGATTTCCATCAAAGTCTCCGGGACGGAGGATGCGGACAAGGTCAGCCGTCTGCAGACACTTTCTCAAATGCCGAAGCTGGACGCGTCCGGCATTGCGGAGGCAAACACCCTGCTGGAACAGCTCAGAGCAAAATACGGCGACCTCGGACTTTCCGTGGATACGGCCAGGGGACGTATCGTCGCCTTGACGGAAGCACAGAGGCAATTTACCGCAGCCGCACAAATCATTCAAACCGGAAACGATCCGCAGAAGGAGACGCATCTTGCTCAGCTGGAACGGCTCAAGCAGTTGGCGGAACAGGAAAAGCTGACCGCAGCGGAACAGCAGGAAGCGCAAACCATCGTCAATGCGCTGAACGGAGCCTACAACGACCTCGGGCTCGGAATCGATACGATCACCGGGAAACTGAATCTTGCCGCTTCGGCGCAGGACAAGTTCAATGAAGCCATGAAAGCTGCGACACTTGGAGAGCTGGATGCGGAAATCGCCGAACTGGAAGCCAACCTCAAAGAGCTCCAGGCGGAAGATGAGGCACTGCTCTCTTACTGGAATCACAACCTCTGGTCGCAGATCTCCGGCAGGCAGGAAGAAGCGCAGAAGAAAATCGAAGCCAACGGAGAACGAGCATCCGCTTATCGGCAGAAAATCTGGGCATTGCAGAAACGCCGTCAGGCGGTTCAGGAAGGCAAGCCCGGCGCAACAACCGGAGAAGAAGGGAAAACAGCGACCACGGAGGAAAAAGTTGAGGCGGAAAAACAACGCCGCCAGGCGGCATCCGACAACGCGGACGCAGCCGCAAAACGTGTCGCCGAAATTGACAAACAGCTTGCACGGGAACGCAAAACTGAACTTGAAAACGAGATCGACGACATCATTGCGCTTCGCGACGAATACAAACAGCTGATTCAGACGATGCTGGATTATGAAAAATCCAAGCCGGAAAAAGAACAGGACAAGGCGAAGATCGCGGAACTGGAGGGGAAACTCGCCGGAGCGGATCAGACAGCGGAAGACCGCATCGCCAAAGCGCGGGAAAAAGCCGCTCAGAAAATGAAGGATGATGTTGCCTCCTATCAGGAGCGCTTTCAGGAGTCCGAACAGAGCATTCAGGATCGGCGGGCCGAAGCGGCGCAGGATCGAAAAATCGATGAAACGCTGAAAAACGATCCTGCCGCCGGACAGCAGATGCTGGAAGGATTGATTGCTCAATATCAGAAAGAAGCGGCTGCGGCAAAAGCGCAGTTTGAAAAGGAACTTCAGGATACGCAGGCGGACGGCAAAATCGATGATAACGAGCGTAAAAAACTCGATGACGCTCACAGCGCATACACCCGTGCGGAGTCGATGGTGGACAAATATTCCGACCGTCTGCGCTCGGCTCAGGAAGGAACAGCCGGAGCTGCGGAACGGACTCAGGTAAGCGGAAGTTTTCTTGCTTCGGCATTGCAGGCGATGCTCGGTGGAGGCGGGACAGAGGCGGAACGGACAGCGAACGCCACAGAACAGATGGTGCGCCAGAGCAAAGAGACGAACAAGCTTCTGAAACGAATGGACAACGCATCCGGCACAACGACACTGGCATACAAATAA
- a CDS encoding type II toxin-antitoxin system RelE/ParE family toxin, with the protein MIKSFKCKETEQLKASGRSRRFKAFERIALRKLDMLDAVVVLETLRIPPSNHFEALHGDREGQYSIRINLQWRICFTWHDGHAYDVEIVDYH; encoded by the coding sequence ATGATAAAAAGTTTCAAATGCAAAGAGACGGAACAGTTGAAAGCAAGCGGGCGAAGCCGCAGATTCAAAGCATTTGAACGGATTGCATTGCGGAAACTGGATATGCTTGACGCAGTTGTCGTACTGGAGACTTTGCGGATTCCTCCAAGCAATCATTTTGAAGCATTGCATGGGGACCGCGAAGGACAATACAGCATCCGAATCAATCTTCAATGGCGTATCTGTTTCACGTGGCATGACGGCCATGCGTATGATGTGGAAATCGTTGATTACCATTAA
- a CDS encoding HigA family addiction module antitoxin — MIRTENLIHPGEILAEEFLKPMNISQNKLAMDIHVPTPRINAIVKGSRAITADTALRLGKYFGTGPEFWINLQANYDLCVAAAQSEKEIAAIPQLALA, encoded by the coding sequence ATGATCCGAACAGAAAATCTTATTCATCCCGGCGAGATTCTCGCGGAAGAGTTCTTGAAACCGATGAACATCAGCCAGAACAAGCTGGCGATGGACATTCATGTTCCGACTCCAAGGATCAATGCCATTGTCAAGGGATCCCGGGCAATTACTGCGGATACCGCATTGCGGCTCGGCAAGTATTTCGGGACTGGTCCGGAGTTCTGGATCAATCTTCAGGCCAATTACGATCTCTGTGTCGCGGCGGCACAATCAGAAAAGGAAATCGCCGCTATTCCACAACTGGCTCTTGCCTGA
- a CDS encoding phage tail tube protein — protein MAIVLGLDAILMRGPAGSTGSTEVKNVKDLTLNLESGEADVTTRATKGWRASVATLKEASLEFNILYDTEDEDYNAFADAYFNNTPMALFVTDGNGTGLDADFSITGFSIEQPLEEALSVSVTAKPTASERAPQWTKGSGGGVGG, from the coding sequence ATGGCTATTGTACTGGGCCTTGATGCAATTCTGATGCGCGGCCCCGCCGGTTCGACCGGCTCGACCGAGGTCAAAAACGTCAAGGATTTGACTTTGAATCTTGAGTCAGGCGAGGCTGATGTCACGACGCGGGCCACGAAGGGGTGGCGTGCTTCGGTCGCGACTTTGAAAGAGGCGTCGCTTGAGTTCAACATTCTCTATGACACGGAGGATGAGGACTACAACGCCTTTGCCGACGCCTACTTCAACAACACACCGATGGCGTTGTTTGTCACGGACGGCAACGGAACCGGTCTTGACGCGGACTTCTCCATCACCGGATTTTCGATTGAACAGCCTCTGGAGGAAGCGCTTTCGGTGAGCGTCACCGCCAAACCGACCGCCTCGGAACGTGCGCCCCAGTGGACCAAGGGAAGCGGAGGCGGTGTCGGCGGATAA
- a CDS encoding DUF2190 family protein has protein sequence MLARYVQKGDAIDYRPAEAVAAGDVVIIADLIGIARLDIEANTLGSLAVVGVFDVVKADGAIPSGSTVYWDAGAKKATTVSGSNHYLGKAIAAAEAADDTVRVLLNAPYSLATTFAAGDPITDLTDNSGGTPSDTIPVLSCESGCDCKHAIASLTKKTNTILAALRAVGIIASE, from the coding sequence ATGCTTGCACGCTATGTTCAGAAGGGTGACGCCATTGATTACCGTCCGGCGGAGGCGGTTGCCGCAGGAGATGTGGTCATCATCGCGGATCTGATCGGGATCGCCCGGCTCGATATCGAAGCCAATACCCTCGGCAGTCTTGCAGTGGTCGGAGTGTTCGATGTTGTGAAAGCGGACGGCGCGATTCCTTCCGGCTCGACGGTCTACTGGGACGCGGGAGCGAAGAAGGCGACCACGGTCAGCGGATCGAACCACTACCTCGGCAAGGCCATTGCGGCTGCGGAGGCGGCCGACGATACGGTTCGTGTGCTTCTCAACGCCCCGTACAGCCTCGCGACGACCTTTGCCGCAGGCGATCCGATCACGGATCTGACCGACAATTCGGGCGGAACTCCGTCCGACACGATTCCCGTTCTCTCCTGTGAAAGCGGGTGTGACTGCAAACACGCGATTGCCTCGCTGACGAAGAAAACCAACACGATTCTTGCCGCACTCCGCGCGGTCGGCATCATCGCCAGCGAATAA
- a CDS encoding HK97 family phage prohead protease, with protein MSEFTLIEASNGAKPKVAGVAYSGGKMNLPGWRHPVVVDLAGMEIPESVPLLTNHENKTDSRIGLISAAVRNNALEITGEIVSDSRDAADIIAQGKAGADWQLSIGADVKECELVKGSREVNGQEVEGPFYHIKKSTLREVSVVAVGADAHTNMKVNAKFNLVNQEGETMNNKSETKSVSAVSAPNANDAVPPEKKPEPEQKPGNPANKPGEPEKKPDNAAKKPGQAAAEATPPAIQASAGDVAATAREAAQNAVKAERERISAIQAICDGEFPEIEREAIAGGWTPEVVTKKVLETIRAERPAANVNISVKTAPEGGELRKTIEAAMCLRVGVSAEQLEKSYGAKTVEAGMAEMDMPLKQLLIECMKLDGIPYSRGFDNETIRAAFSSVSLPGILSNVANKKLLQSYEAQPIIAMKLCSTGDLNDFKENDRFRLTDVGDLLPIAADGEIKDGGLIEESAKNQLDTYGKKFCLTRKMIINDDLSSFMKVPTAMGNRAARLIDQLFFSRLLSNPAQADGKALFSTNHKNLLSGASSALSSDSLKKAIQLFLDQVDADGQPISVEPKYLLVPTALKHLAIELTQGATLIMSGTDNAVRPALNVLSDENLQVISSPYLGNSAYEGSSQTGWYLFGDPKTVDTWEIGFLKGKRTPTVERGETDFNTLGLWFRVYFDLGVREQDHRGMVKANGAA; from the coding sequence ATGAGTGAATTCACGCTGATAGAAGCGTCAAACGGCGCGAAACCGAAAGTGGCCGGAGTTGCCTACTCCGGCGGGAAAATGAATCTGCCGGGGTGGCGACATCCTGTTGTGGTCGATCTTGCCGGAATGGAGATTCCCGAAAGCGTCCCGCTTTTGACCAATCACGAGAACAAGACGGACAGCCGGATCGGACTCATTTCTGCCGCAGTTCGGAACAATGCCCTGGAGATCACCGGAGAGATCGTCTCCGACAGCAGGGATGCGGCCGATATCATCGCGCAGGGCAAGGCAGGAGCGGACTGGCAGCTGAGCATCGGTGCGGATGTGAAAGAGTGCGAGCTGGTCAAAGGCAGCCGCGAGGTGAATGGTCAGGAAGTCGAAGGCCCGTTCTACCATATCAAAAAATCGACGCTGCGGGAGGTTTCCGTTGTTGCCGTGGGCGCGGATGCTCACACCAATATGAAAGTGAATGCGAAATTCAACCTTGTCAACCAGGAAGGAGAAACTATGAACAACAAGTCCGAAACGAAGAGTGTTTCCGCCGTGAGCGCCCCGAATGCGAATGACGCTGTACCTCCGGAGAAAAAGCCGGAACCGGAACAGAAGCCCGGCAATCCGGCAAACAAGCCCGGCGAACCGGAAAAGAAACCCGATAACGCGGCAAAGAAGCCCGGACAGGCGGCTGCGGAGGCGACACCGCCCGCGATTCAGGCCTCCGCCGGGGATGTGGCGGCGACCGCCCGTGAAGCGGCTCAGAACGCAGTCAAAGCCGAACGTGAACGCATCAGTGCGATTCAGGCGATCTGCGACGGTGAATTCCCGGAAATTGAACGGGAGGCGATTGCCGGAGGCTGGACGCCGGAAGTGGTGACGAAGAAGGTGCTCGAAACGATCCGGGCCGAACGTCCCGCCGCCAATGTCAATATCAGCGTGAAGACCGCTCCGGAAGGCGGAGAGTTGCGCAAGACCATCGAAGCGGCAATGTGTCTCCGGGTCGGAGTGAGCGCCGAGCAGCTGGAGAAATCCTATGGGGCCAAAACGGTGGAAGCGGGGATGGCCGAAATGGACATGCCGCTGAAGCAGCTCCTGATCGAATGTATGAAACTCGACGGCATTCCTTACAGCCGCGGCTTCGACAATGAAACGATCCGTGCGGCGTTCTCGAGTGTTTCGCTTCCGGGGATCCTGAGCAACGTGGCGAACAAGAAACTCCTGCAGAGCTACGAGGCCCAGCCGATCATCGCCATGAAGCTGTGTTCCACGGGCGACCTCAACGACTTCAAGGAGAACGACCGCTTCCGCCTGACGGATGTGGGCGACCTGCTTCCGATTGCCGCCGACGGCGAGATCAAGGACGGCGGACTGATCGAAGAGAGCGCGAAAAATCAGCTCGACACCTACGGGAAAAAGTTCTGCCTGACGCGCAAAATGATCATCAACGATGATTTGAGCTCGTTTATGAAAGTGCCGACGGCAATGGGCAACCGGGCGGCGCGACTGATCGATCAGCTGTTTTTCAGCCGGCTTCTCTCGAATCCGGCGCAGGCGGACGGCAAGGCGCTGTTCAGCACGAATCACAAAAACCTGCTCTCCGGCGCAAGTTCGGCGCTGAGTTCCGATTCGCTCAAAAAGGCGATCCAGCTCTTCCTGGATCAGGTGGATGCCGATGGTCAGCCGATCTCGGTGGAACCGAAATATCTGCTGGTTCCGACTGCGCTCAAGCATCTCGCGATCGAACTGACGCAGGGGGCGACCCTCATCATGAGCGGCACGGACAACGCGGTTCGTCCGGCGCTGAATGTGCTTTCCGATGAAAATCTTCAGGTGATCAGTTCGCCGTACCTCGGCAACAGCGCCTACGAGGGATCCAGCCAGACCGGGTGGTATCTCTTCGGCGACCCGAAAACGGTCGATACCTGGGAGATCGGCTTCCTGAAAGGGAAGCGCACGCCGACCGTTGAGCGCGGCGAGACGGACTTCAACACCCTCGGTCTCTGGTTCCGTGTGTATTTCGATCTTGGCGTTCGCGAGCAGGATCACCGCGGCATGGTCAAAGCCAACGGGGCCGCGTAA